A stretch of bacterium DNA encodes these proteins:
- the traF gene encoding conjugal transfer protein TraF — translation MKRYTLWIIALILILKSFDLYAARPFDSYSLRPMGMGNAFTAVADDYNAIYFNPAGIAILDRFDIDVPLNLMISQDTANLLTEMSTISNNLEASEDGSKITPQFKEAVDKLLKLTDDTLGGRADLSLGWVLPNVKLGGTYFGLGLGAYAQLGTKVYIQPVGLPIQKPFNILNDELIVQTGCDYVVSGSLAMMVPFKEFSGNSSLGVTIKALNRVYLDNEKEPIVFSSLLREDLNVEKYFDLSKAKSKSGVGLDLGWMYEYNKMIRLGLMVKDISNSLKVDPNLRIGIAVKPMQSFALGKKIPPVDATFALDLDNLNNKVRKDKKFLDKLHLGTELKLAPFKNRALVLSLRAGNNQGYLTLGTGLKILWLLNADYAYFGDPVADWHSLSLRFSI, via the coding sequence ATGAAAAGATATACTTTATGGATAATAGCTTTAATCTTAATCTTGAAGAGCTTTGATCTTTATGCCGCTAGGCCTTTTGATTCATACAGCCTTCGACCTATGGGCATGGGTAATGCTTTTACGGCGGTAGCTGATGATTATAATGCTATCTACTTTAATCCTGCCGGTATTGCTATTCTCGATCGTTTTGATATCGATGTTCCTTTAAATCTTATGATCTCTCAAGATACCGCCAATTTATTAACGGAGATGTCAACAATATCTAATAACTTAGAAGCTTCTGAAGATGGAAGTAAAATTACTCCTCAATTTAAAGAAGCTGTAGATAAGCTATTAAAATTAACTGATGATACATTAGGAGGAAGAGCAGATCTTTCCCTGGGTTGGGTGTTACCTAATGTTAAATTAGGAGGTACTTATTTTGGTTTAGGATTAGGGGCTTATGCTCAGTTAGGAACAAAGGTCTATATTCAACCGGTGGGTCTTCCGATCCAAAAACCTTTTAACATCTTAAATGATGAGCTTATTGTTCAAACAGGATGTGATTATGTAGTCTCTGGTTCGTTAGCCATGATGGTTCCTTTTAAGGAATTTTCTGGGAATAGCTCTTTAGGAGTAACGATCAAAGCTCTTAATCGAGTCTATCTGGATAACGAAAAAGAACCGATTGTTTTTTCCTCTTTGTTAAGAGAAGATCTAAATGTAGAAAAATACTTCGATCTAAGTAAAGCTAAGTCTAAATCTGGAGTGGGCTTGGACTTAGGTTGGATGTATGAGTATAATAAAATGATTAGATTAGGATTGATGGTTAAAGATATTAGTAATTCTTTAAAGGTGGATCCAAACTTGAGAATAGGCATAGCGGTAAAACCTATGCAATCATTTGCTTTAGGTAAAAAGATTCCTCCGGTAGATGCTACTTTTGCCCTTGATCTGGATAACTTAAATAATAAAGTAAGAAAAGATAAGAAGTTTTTAGATAAACTTCATTTGGGCACCGAGCTTAAGTTAGCTCCTTTTAAGAATCGAGCCTTAGTTCTTTCTCTAAGAGCTGGAAATAATCAAGGTTATCTTACTTTAGGAACAGGTCTTAAGATCCTATGGCTCTTAAATGCTGATTATGCTTATTTTGGAGACCCTGTGGCTGATTGGCATAGCTTAAGTTTAAGATTTTCTATCTAA
- a CDS encoding response regulator produces MDKETILIVDDDLDLTEILKTVLQKKGYKTLIAENGFLALELAFNHNPSLILLDVMMPELDGFGVCQKLRDNFYTSHIPIIMLTCREELESKVKGLTLGADDYVTKPFNFSELLARIKAVLRRTHRERGSNPLTALPGGNLIEEQIKKRLREGKYSAFLYLDLNYFKAYNDYYGYKRGDQVIKHLAEVLLTAIEKDKDRDDFVGHIGGDDFIIITTPQKSEVLANQIIKKIEETSHQFFEDRDLKARSIEIKTRSGEVNKYPAKITVTIGGISSQDLNIKSHIQVSDSLAEIKRYLKKKEGSNFMVERRKI; encoded by the coding sequence ATGGATAAAGAGACGATCTTAATTGTGGATGATGATCTTGATTTAACTGAAATCCTAAAAACTGTTTTACAGAAAAAAGGTTATAAAACCCTTATTGCGGAAAATGGTTTTTTAGCCTTGGAATTAGCCTTTAATCATAACCCATCTTTAATCTTGTTAGATGTGATGATGCCTGAGTTAGATGGCTTTGGAGTATGTCAAAAACTAAGAGATAATTTTTATACCAGTCATATTCCTATCATTATGTTAACTTGTCGGGAGGAGTTAGAGAGTAAAGTTAAAGGACTTACTTTAGGAGCAGATGATTATGTAACTAAGCCTTTTAATTTTTCAGAGCTTTTAGCTCGCATTAAAGCTGTCTTAAGACGAACCCATAGGGAACGAGGTTCTAATCCTTTAACAGCTTTACCAGGGGGCAACTTAATTGAAGAACAAATAAAGAAGAGATTAAGGGAAGGTAAATATTCAGCTTTCTTATATTTAGACTTAAATTACTTCAAGGCTTATAATGATTATTATGGATACAAGAGAGGTGATCAGGTTATTAAGCATCTGGCTGAAGTTTTGCTTACCGCAATTGAGAAAGATAAAGATAGGGATGATTTTGTTGGTCATATCGGGGGAGATGATTTTATTATTATTACTACTCCTCAAAAATCAGAAGTATTAGCTAATCAAATTATTAAGAAGATAGAAGAGACTTCTCACCAGTTTTTTGAGGATCGGGATTTAAAGGCTAGGTCTATTGAGATTAAGACTCGATCAGGGGAGGTAAATAAGTATCCGGCCAAAATTACTGTTACCATCGGGGGTATTTCTAGTCAAGATCTGAATATAAAGAGCCATATTCAGGTAAGTGATTCCTTAGCAGAAATTAAGCGATATTTAAAGAAAAAAGAAGGAAGTAATTTTATGGTAGAGAGAAGAAAAATTTAA
- a CDS encoding methylenetetrahydrofolate reductase C-terminal domain-containing protein: MIIAQQKPIQEIEAMVAGYQKILVVGCGTCVTVCMAGGEKEVGIMASCLRMSLRLAGKTPEIIEECIQRQCEWEFVDELKDKVARVEAIISSACGVGVQALVERFSNKPIYPALNTSFMGLPQEPGFWLETCRGCGNCGLGKFGGICPIARCSKTLLNGPCGGSQNGKCEIDKEMNCGWQLIYQRLKALGQINQIEEIVLPKDWSTDRDKGQRRIVREDVYSNSYNENQTLRNNTK; the protein is encoded by the coding sequence ATGATTATTGCGCAGCAAAAACCAATTCAAGAAATAGAGGCGATGGTGGCTGGTTACCAGAAAATTTTAGTGGTTGGTTGTGGTACTTGTGTTACAGTTTGCATGGCTGGTGGAGAAAAGGAAGTAGGCATTATGGCTTCTTGTTTACGAATGTCCTTAAGATTGGCTGGGAAAACCCCAGAAATTATTGAGGAATGTATTCAACGGCAATGTGAGTGGGAATTTGTAGATGAGTTAAAGGATAAAGTAGCCAGGGTAGAAGCCATAATTTCTTCTGCTTGTGGAGTAGGAGTACAAGCACTGGTGGAACGATTTAGTAATAAGCCAATTTATCCAGCTCTTAATACCAGCTTCATGGGACTTCCCCAAGAGCCTGGTTTTTGGTTAGAAACCTGTCGGGGTTGCGGAAATTGTGGCTTAGGTAAATTTGGCGGTATTTGTCCTATTGCTCGTTGCTCAAAGACATTACTTAATGGTCCTTGTGGTGGCAGCCAGAATGGTAAATGCGAGATAGATAAAGAGATGAATTGCGGCTGGCAGTTAATCTACCAACGACTAAAAGCATTAGGGCAGATTAATCAGATAGAGGAGATAGTTTTACCTAAAGATTGGTCCACAGATAGAGATAAAGGACAACGAAGGATAGTCAGAGAAGATGTCTATTCTAATAGTTATAACGAAAACCAGACATTAAGAAATAATACCAAGTAA
- a CDS encoding DegT/DnrJ/EryC1/StrS aminotransferase family protein has protein sequence MKAKFIPFIAHLLEEDDIQSVLEVLRSDWIVSGPKVIEFEKSFKEYIGCKYAVALNSCTSALHLLLATLNIKEEDEVITTPFTFVATSNAILYQKATPVFVEVREDTFNIDPSKIEEAITPRTKAILLTHYGGQPAQLDEIREIAQRHHLFLLEDAAHAIGAEYKGKKVGSFGLGACFSFHAVKNVISGEGGMIATESQEIAEKAKKLRFFGIESDAWKRNKSEDYWHYEVEELGFKYNMMDLQAAMGISQLKKVDRFQITRDQYAEMYNQAFEQIPEIKTPTVLPEVKTSWHLYVIKLNLKMLTISRDNLVRVLRESGVGTNIHYLPLHLHKYFREKFKYQWGNFPICESLYQQILSLPLYQKMTREEVNLVIEIVTDTIKKYRC, from the coding sequence ATGAAGGCTAAATTTATTCCCTTTATAGCTCATTTATTAGAGGAAGATGATATTCAATCTGTTTTAGAAGTCTTAAGGTCTGATTGGATTGTTTCTGGTCCTAAGGTAATTGAATTTGAAAAAAGTTTTAAAGAATATATTGGCTGTAAATATGCGGTGGCTTTAAATTCTTGCACTTCAGCCTTACATCTCTTATTAGCTACTTTAAATATTAAAGAAGAAGATGAGGTTATTACTACTCCTTTTACTTTTGTAGCTACATCTAACGCTATTCTTTATCAAAAAGCTACCCCTGTATTTGTAGAGGTAAGAGAAGATACTTTTAATATTGACCCTTCTAAGATAGAAGAAGCTATTACTCCAAGAACTAAAGCTATTCTTTTAACCCACTATGGGGGACAGCCAGCTCAATTAGACGAAATAAGGGAGATTGCCCAAAGGCATCATCTCTTTCTTTTGGAAGATGCCGCTCATGCGATTGGAGCAGAGTATAAAGGGAAAAAAGTTGGTTCTTTTGGTTTAGGGGCATGCTTTAGTTTTCATGCAGTTAAAAATGTCATTTCTGGCGAAGGAGGGATGATCGCTACGGAAAGTCAAGAGATAGCAGAGAAAGCCAAAAAATTACGATTTTTTGGCATAGAAAGTGATGCCTGGAAGCGAAATAAGAGTGAAGATTATTGGCACTATGAAGTAGAAGAATTAGGATTTAAGTATAATATGATGGATCTTCAAGCGGCCATGGGTATTAGCCAGCTTAAAAAGGTAGATAGATTTCAAATAACAAGAGATCAGTATGCTGAAATGTATAACCAAGCCTTTGAACAAATTCCAGAGATTAAAACTCCTACTGTTTTGCCAGAAGTTAAAACTTCCTGGCATTTGTATGTCATTAAATTAAATCTAAAGATGCTCACCATTAGTCGAGATAACTTGGTAAGAGTATTGAGAGAATCAGGAGTTGGCACTAATATTCATTATCTCCCTCTTCATTTACATAAATATTTTAGAGAAAAGTTTAAGTATCAATGGGGAAACTTTCCCATTTGTGAATCTTTATATCAGCAAATATTATCTCTTCCTTTATACCAGAAGATGACCAGAGAAGAAGTAAATCTTGTTATTGAGATAGTTACGGATACTATAAAGAAATATAGATGTTAA
- a CDS encoding response regulator: MAGELILLVDDEVDMLNLLKSFFMENGYSCIEAQSGIQALEIARMIHPDLIVLDIMMPHMDGFVVCQKLKNDYVTSHIPIVLLTVKRETSDRVKGLELGADDYIAKPFDLSELLARVKAVLRRTHLERDCNPLTQLPGNLAIEHQIKNRLKNDTPFAFLYADIDDFKFFNDYYGYSRGDYAIKTFSNVILSSIRKHGSSEDFVGHIGGDDFIVITKLEAAIDICKDIIENTAFSIPQLFDEEDLKRGYFETLTRRGKKKVAANLTVTIAVTTTEYSQFENSMEISSILAALKRYGKNKGGNLYVVDRRKKVR; this comes from the coding sequence ATGGCTGGCGAATTAATATTATTAGTAGATGATGAAGTAGATATGCTTAATCTTTTAAAAAGCTTCTTCATGGAAAATGGTTATTCCTGTATAGAAGCTCAAAGCGGTATTCAAGCTCTTGAAATTGCTCGAATGATTCATCCTGATTTGATTGTTTTAGATATTATGATGCCTCATATGGATGGCTTTGTTGTATGTCAAAAGCTAAAGAATGATTATGTGACCAGTCATATTCCTATTGTGCTTCTTACTGTAAAAAGAGAAACTTCTGATCGGGTAAAAGGCTTAGAATTAGGGGCTGATGATTATATAGCTAAACCATTTGATCTTTCTGAGCTCTTGGCTCGAGTTAAAGCGGTCTTACGTCGGACTCATTTAGAAAGGGATTGTAACCCTTTAACTCAATTACCAGGAAATCTGGCTATTGAACATCAAATTAAGAATAGATTAAAGAATGATACTCCTTTTGCCTTTTTATATGCCGACATAGATGATTTTAAGTTTTTTAATGATTATTATGGATATAGTAGGGGTGATTACGCCATTAAGACTTTTTCTAATGTGATCTTGTCTTCGATAAGAAAGCACGGAAGTTCAGAGGATTTTGTAGGTCATATCGGGGGAGATGATTTTATTGTTATTACTAAGTTAGAGGCAGCTATTGACATTTGTAAAGACATTATTGAAAATACTGCCTTTTCTATACCTCAATTATTTGATGAAGAAGATCTAAAGAGAGGTTATTTTGAAACCTTGACCCGAAGAGGAAAGAAAAAAGTTGCTGCTAATCTTACCGTGACTATTGCAGTAACTACTACTGAATACAGTCAGTTTGAAAATTCCATGGAAATAAGTAGCATCTTAGCAGCGCTAAAACGTTATGGGAAGAACAAAGGTGGCAATCTTTATGTAGTAGATCGGCGAAAAAAAGTTAGATAG
- a CDS encoding response regulator — protein MPGEKILIVDDDLEIALVLKAIFEKENFRPYAVNNGKEAVELARTLFPDLIILDILMPKISGYEVCKKLRHDFHTSHIPIIVLSVKDHTLDKIKGLKIGADDYVTKPFSSEELVARIKAVLRRTHLERDCNPLTQLPGNLAIEHQIKNRLNLGLPFGFMYADLDNFKPFNDYHGYSRGDLAIKLLANIILSSIKKHGNLDDFVGHIGGDDFIIITRKIESIEDICKNIIENLKVSSLDLFGQKDRQQGYFEILDRRGNAKKFPARLDITIAITSNQYASFTNSLQISDTLAEIKKYGKQVEGSVFIIDRREKKKITKLTDVIVPINENLT, from the coding sequence ATGCCCGGAGAAAAAATCTTAATTGTTGACGATGATCTAGAAATAGCTTTGGTCTTGAAAGCAATCTTTGAAAAAGAGAACTTTAGGCCTTATGCAGTTAATAATGGAAAGGAAGCTGTGGAATTAGCCAGGACATTATTTCCAGATCTAATTATTTTAGATATCCTTATGCCTAAGATTAGTGGTTATGAGGTATGTAAAAAACTACGGCATGATTTTCATACCAGTCATATTCCCATTATTGTTTTATCCGTTAAAGATCATACTCTTGACAAGATCAAAGGATTAAAGATAGGAGCAGATGATTATGTCACTAAACCATTTAGTAGTGAAGAATTAGTAGCTCGGATTAAAGCGGTCTTACGTCGGACTCATTTAGAAAGGGATTGTAACCCTTTAACTCAATTACCAGGAAATCTGGCGATTGAACATCAAATTAAGAATAGATTAAACTTAGGATTGCCCTTTGGTTTTATGTATGCAGATTTAGATAATTTTAAACCTTTTAATGATTATCATGGATATAGTAGGGGAGATTTAGCCATTAAACTTTTAGCTAATATTATCTTAAGTTCGATAAAAAAGCATGGAAATTTGGATGACTTTGTAGGTCATATCGGGGGAGATGATTTTATTATTATTACCCGAAAGATAGAGTCTATCGAGGATATTTGTAAGAATATTATCGAGAATTTAAAAGTATCTTCCCTTGATCTCTTTGGCCAAAAAGATCGTCAGCAAGGCTATTTTGAAATACTTGATCGCCGAGGAAATGCTAAAAAGTTTCCTGCCCGTTTAGACATTACTATTGCTATTACCTCTAACCAATATGCAAGCTTTACTAACTCTTTACAGATTAGTGATACTTTAGCTGAAATAAAGAAGTATGGCAAACAAGTAGAAGGAAGTGTTTTCATTATTGATCGCAGGGAAAAAAAGAAAATTACTAAACTTACAGATGTTATAGTACCGATTAATGAAAATTTGACTTAG
- the thpR gene encoding RNA 2',3'-cyclic phosphodiesterase has product MSFNQSSLNFIRTFIAINIEDKIKEEISKIIKALKNDQDEIKWIEKESFHLTLKFLGNVRIFQVEEIYEKLQIIAGSILPFKISFSNLDIILNKKTPKIIWVGIKEGSKELMELTEEIEISLADLGFLKEERRYTPHLTLGRIKRINERENFIEKAKKIDHLEAHSFIAKKIGIIKSTLTPKGAVYTQLKEVFL; this is encoded by the coding sequence ATGAGCTTTAATCAATCAAGTTTAAACTTTATCAGAACTTTTATCGCTATTAATATTGAAGATAAGATAAAAGAGGAGATAAGTAAGATTATAAAAGCCTTAAAGAATGATCAAGATGAAATTAAGTGGATAGAAAAAGAATCCTTTCATCTTACTCTTAAATTTTTAGGAAATGTAAGGATCTTCCAAGTGGAAGAAATTTATGAGAAACTTCAAATTATTGCTGGTAGTATTTTACCTTTTAAGATAAGCTTCTCTAATTTAGACATAATTCTAAATAAAAAGACACCTAAGATTATTTGGGTGGGCATAAAAGAAGGGAGTAAAGAACTAATGGAATTAACCGAAGAGATAGAAATTTCATTAGCCGACCTGGGTTTTCTTAAAGAAGAAAGAAGATATACTCCTCATCTGACCTTAGGAAGAATCAAAAGAATAAATGAGAGAGAGAACTTCATAGAAAAGGCCAAGAAGATAGATCATTTAGAGGCTCATTCTTTTATAGCTAAGAAGATAGGAATTATAAAGAGCACTCTTACCCCAAAAGGAGCTGTTTATACCCAACTTAAGGAGGTGTTTTTGTAA
- a CDS encoding flagellin, which translates to MKINTNIPALGAQRSLDKTQEELANRLLKLTTGYKINRAADDAAGLAISEKLRSQVSGIGQEATNELDLISRNQVAEGGLGSTSDALQRMRELTVQSANGTLTDQDKELINKEVAQLQEQIDYNAQTTQFNTKQVIPNATTTDLGIDKGSIDIVSDPQAALEKFDAAINMVSEKRADLGAETNRSEHKINGLLIAQENTMAAESRIRDADMAFEMMHLVRSQILEKSGVIMAGHANVQPKTALGLLGGA; encoded by the coding sequence ATGAAGATAAATACTAATATTCCTGCCCTTGGTGCCCAAAGAAGCCTTGATAAAACCCAAGAAGAGCTGGCTAATAGGTTACTCAAGTTAACTACAGGTTATAAAATTAACCGGGCTGCAGATGATGCCGCTGGTTTAGCTATTTCAGAAAAATTACGCTCTCAAGTATCAGGCATAGGCCAAGAAGCAACCAATGAACTTGATCTGATCTCCAGAAATCAGGTAGCAGAAGGAGGTCTTGGTTCTACTTCAGATGCTTTACAAAGAATGAGAGAGCTTACTGTTCAAAGTGCTAATGGAACATTAACCGATCAAGATAAAGAACTAATCAATAAAGAAGTAGCTCAGCTTCAGGAGCAGATTGATTATAATGCTCAAACCACCCAGTTTAATACCAAGCAAGTCATTCCTAATGCCACTACCACCGATTTAGGGATAGATAAAGGTTCTATCGATATTGTCAGTGACCCTCAAGCAGCCTTAGAAAAGTTTGATGCTGCTATTAATATGGTTTCAGAAAAAAGGGCTGATTTAGGAGCAGAGACCAATCGTAGCGAGCATAAGATTAATGGTCTTTTAATAGCTCAAGAAAATACCATGGCTGCAGAGTCGCGGATCCGAGATGCCGATATGGCTTTTGAGATGATGCACTTAGTTCGTAGCCAGATATTAGAAAAATCAGGAGTAATCATGGCCGGTCATGCTAATGTTCAACCAAAAACAGCTTTAGGTTTGTTGGGAGGAGCATAA
- a CDS encoding methylenetetrahydrofolate reductase, whose amino-acid sequence MNRPFKEVLKSGEFVVTSEIGPPKGTNIEKMMHHIEMLKDKVHGMNVTDNQSSVMRLSSLATCHLIKDHGGEPILQMTCRDRNRMALQSDLISSHVLGVHNVLCLTGDHISLGDHKGAKQVFDLDSVQLITTVRTLEQGRDIGGNALDGTVEFCLGATVTPEADQMESQLLKFRKKVKAGAEFFQTQAVYDLNKLRMFTEYAHQFKVKILAGILVLTSAGMAKYLNANVAGIIVPQELIEEMAGVEKGKGLQKGMEIAARQIKQIKDEKISDGIHLMAIGKEEIVPEILEMAKVKI is encoded by the coding sequence ATGAACAGACCGTTTAAGGAAGTTCTAAAATCAGGTGAGTTTGTAGTTACTTCAGAGATTGGGCCTCCCAAAGGAACTAATATTGAGAAGATGATGCATCACATAGAGATGCTAAAGGATAAAGTCCATGGAATGAATGTGACCGATAATCAATCGTCAGTGATGAGGCTTTCTTCTTTGGCCACCTGCCATCTCATTAAAGACCACGGCGGTGAGCCCATTTTGCAAATGACTTGTCGTGATCGTAATCGGATGGCTTTACAATCTGATTTGATTAGTTCTCATGTTTTAGGTGTTCATAATGTTCTTTGTCTGACTGGCGACCATATCAGTTTGGGTGATCATAAAGGAGCTAAACAAGTCTTTGATTTAGATTCAGTTCAATTGATTACTACAGTAAGGACATTGGAGCAAGGTAGAGATATTGGTGGAAACGCCCTTGATGGAACAGTAGAGTTTTGTCTGGGGGCTACGGTTACACCTGAAGCTGATCAGATGGAATCACAATTATTAAAGTTTCGCAAAAAAGTTAAAGCTGGGGCAGAGTTTTTCCAGACTCAAGCAGTTTATGATCTGAATAAACTAAGGATGTTCACGGAGTATGCCCATCAATTTAAGGTAAAGATCTTAGCCGGAATTTTAGTTCTTACCTCGGCAGGTATGGCCAAGTATCTTAATGCTAACGTAGCTGGTATTATTGTTCCCCAAGAGCTGATTGAAGAAATGGCCGGGGTAGAAAAAGGTAAAGGATTACAGAAAGGAATGGAGATTGCTGCCCGGCAAATTAAGCAGATAAAGGATGAAAAAATAAGCGACGGAATTCATCTCATGGCCATTGGTAAGGAAGAGATAGTGCCAGAAATACTGGAGATGGCTAAAGTAAAAATATAA
- a CDS encoding DUF116 domain-containing protein: MSFLAKSLIYLINLFFVITIGAGKLLFISDQKLIQLHVNINNFILKRKWIRVSPKRLLILAPYCLQNSSCHQNIVVDIKNCQSCGACNLKDLTEIYHQYQISLFVVKGGTLALQKAKKERCQGIVAIACEKEVEEGIKNSFPIPVFGVFNERPSGPCCDTKVDVRKVVEGINCFL; the protein is encoded by the coding sequence ATGTCTTTTTTGGCGAAAAGCTTAATTTATCTTATTAATCTTTTTTTTGTAATAACTATAGGAGCGGGGAAGTTACTATTTATTTCTGATCAAAAGCTTATCCAGCTTCATGTGAATATTAATAACTTTATTTTAAAGAGAAAGTGGATCAGGGTTTCACCAAAAAGACTTCTTATTTTAGCTCCTTATTGCTTACAAAACTCAAGTTGTCATCAAAACATTGTAGTAGATATTAAAAATTGCCAAAGCTGTGGAGCTTGCAATCTTAAGGATTTGACAGAAATTTATCATCAATATCAAATTTCTCTGTTTGTAGTAAAAGGAGGAACTTTAGCTCTTCAAAAAGCAAAAAAAGAAAGATGTCAAGGAATTGTGGCTATTGCTTGTGAAAAGGAGGTAGAAGAAGGAATTAAGAACAGTTTTCCTATTCCTGTCTTTGGAGTATTTAATGAAAGACCTTCTGGGCCTTGTTGTGACACTAAAGTGGATGTCAGAAAAGTAGTGGAAGGTATAAACTGCTTTCTTTAA
- the recA gene encoding recombinase RecA produces MAISQIEKQFGKGSVMRLGDERIIKDISVIPTGSLSLDIAIGVGGIPRGRVIEIYGQESSGKTTLTLHIIAQAQKQGGIAAFIDAEHALDPTHAKKIGVDIDSLLISQPDTGEQALEITETLVRSGAIDVVVIDSVAALTPKAEIEGEMGDSHMGLQARLMSQALRKLTAVVSKSNTAVIFINQIRMKIGVMFGNPETTTGGNALKFYSSLRLDMRTIELIKEGDVVIGNRVKVKVAKNKIAPPFRIAEFDMIYKSGISYEGSLIDLALENNFVQRSGAWFSLGDTRLGQGRENVKKYLFENKEICNQLEQEIKKKYPFIYLYSESQALKESSNRKED; encoded by the coding sequence ATGGCCATATCTCAAATTGAAAAACAATTTGGGAAAGGTTCAGTCATGCGATTAGGAGATGAAAGGATAATAAAAGATATCTCTGTAATTCCTACCGGATCTTTATCTTTAGACATTGCTATTGGTGTGGGAGGGATACCCCGAGGCAGGGTAATTGAAATTTATGGCCAGGAATCTTCGGGAAAGACCACTTTAACTCTTCATATCATTGCTCAGGCCCAAAAACAAGGGGGCATAGCTGCTTTTATTGATGCAGAGCATGCCTTAGATCCAACCCATGCTAAAAAGATTGGAGTAGATATAGATAGTTTGTTAATCTCCCAACCTGATACCGGAGAGCAAGCTTTGGAAATTACGGAGACTTTAGTCAGAAGTGGAGCTATAGATGTGGTGGTCATTGATTCTGTAGCTGCTTTGACACCCAAAGCTGAAATTGAAGGTGAAATGGGAGATAGTCATATGGGCTTACAAGCTCGTTTAATGTCACAAGCTTTACGTAAATTAACGGCCGTAGTGAGCAAGTCCAATACCGCAGTTATCTTTATTAATCAAATTCGGATGAAGATAGGGGTGATGTTTGGTAATCCAGAAACTACTACCGGTGGAAATGCTCTTAAATTTTACTCTTCTTTAAGATTAGACATGCGTACTATAGAATTAATTAAAGAAGGAGATGTGGTTATTGGTAACCGCGTAAAAGTAAAAGTAGCTAAAAATAAGATTGCTCCTCCTTTTAGGATTGCCGAGTTTGATATGATTTATAAGAGTGGTATTTCTTATGAAGGAAGTTTAATTGATTTAGCTTTAGAGAATAATTTTGTTCAAAGATCTGGTGCTTGGTTTTCTCTGGGGGACACCCGTTTAGGCCAAGGGCGAGAAAATGTCAAGAAATATCTCTTTGAGAATAAAGAAATCTGTAATCAATTAGAACAAGAGATTAAAAAGAAGTACCCATTTATTTATCTTTATTCTGAAAGTCAAGCTCTTAAGGAGTCTTCTAATCGCAAGGAAGATTAG
- a CDS encoding NifU family protein: protein MRDSVEKVLTKIRPYLQADGGDIELVDVQEGTVKVKLKGACGCCSMSTMTLQQGVEATLKKEIPEIKKVIAV from the coding sequence ATGCGTGACTCAGTAGAGAAGGTTTTAACTAAGATTAGGCCATATCTTCAAGCGGATGGCGGCGATATTGAATTAGTAGATGTCCAAGAAGGGACAGTCAAGGTAAAACTAAAAGGAGCTTGTGGTTGTTGCTCTATGTCAACTATGACTCTTCAACAAGGAGTAGAAGCTACATTAAAGAAAGAAATACCTGAAATTAAAAAAGTAATAGCTGTTTAA